A window of the Acidimicrobiales bacterium genome harbors these coding sequences:
- a CDS encoding DinB family protein: protein MELPEDAPALPEEHRTADERATLDEMLDFYRIVLVRKTWGLSTEDLHSAPLPSTLTLGRLLSHMAFVEDHWFHMTFAGHPAPDPWSGADFGIDPDWEMTWGEDRAHGQLAALFAESVERSRAAAHGAGLDAVGRGPQGEGVNLRWILVHMIEEYARHVGHADLLREAIDAQVGD, encoded by the coding sequence ATGGAACTGCCCGAGGACGCACCGGCTCTGCCCGAGGAGCATCGCACTGCCGACGAGCGCGCCACGCTCGACGAGATGCTCGACTTCTACCGGATCGTGCTGGTTCGCAAGACGTGGGGACTGTCCACCGAGGACTTGCACTCCGCTCCCCTGCCCTCGACGCTCACCCTCGGTCGGCTCCTCAGCCACATGGCGTTCGTCGAGGACCACTGGTTCCACATGACGTTTGCCGGCCATCCGGCCCCCGATCCGTGGTCAGGCGCCGACTTCGGGATCGATCCCGACTGGGAGATGACCTGGGGCGAAGACCGGGCCCACGGCCAGCTCGCGGCGCTCTTCGCCGAGTCGGTGGAGCGAAGTCGGGCGGCGGCGCATGGCGCCGGTCTCGACGCCGTGGGTCGGGGACCACAGGGCGAGGGCGTCAACCTGCGATGGATCCTGGTGCACATGATCGAGGAGTACGCCCGCCACGTGGGACACGCCGACCTGCTCCGGGAAGCCATCGACGCCCAGGTCGGCGACTGA
- a CDS encoding TauD/TfdA family dioxygenase has product MAIEIIPSGQACGATIRGVDLSQPLDQATVAAIRAAWLEHHVVAFPDQSIDDDDLERFTLHFGPFGDDPYIGPIEGREHIIAVERRADETAPLFAENWHSDWSFQVHPPQGTCLMAVTIPPTGGDTLYANQHLALERMPVELRQRLEGKIAVHSARGGYAPSGTYGEADQKAGRSMAIRPSGAAMATHTHPIIREHPETGCLGIFSCLGYIIGIEGMDDAEARSLLGELYAYQTSEPFQYRHVWEPNMLVMWDNRSVLHRATAGYDGYDRLLHRTTIGAGAPVLVPSA; this is encoded by the coding sequence ATGGCCATCGAGATCATTCCGTCCGGGCAGGCGTGCGGCGCCACGATTCGAGGCGTCGACCTGTCACAGCCGCTCGATCAAGCCACGGTCGCCGCGATCCGAGCCGCCTGGCTGGAGCACCATGTGGTGGCGTTCCCCGACCAGTCGATCGACGACGACGACCTCGAGCGCTTCACCCTCCACTTCGGCCCGTTCGGCGACGACCCCTACATCGGGCCGATCGAGGGTCGGGAGCACATCATCGCAGTCGAGCGTCGAGCCGATGAGACGGCTCCCCTGTTCGCCGAGAACTGGCACAGCGACTGGAGCTTCCAGGTGCATCCGCCGCAGGGCACCTGCTTGATGGCGGTCACGATCCCGCCCACCGGCGGCGACACGCTCTATGCCAATCAGCATCTCGCACTCGAGCGGATGCCCGTCGAGCTGCGGCAGCGTCTCGAAGGAAAGATCGCCGTGCACTCCGCCCGTGGCGGCTACGCACCGAGCGGCACCTACGGCGAGGCCGACCAGAAGGCGGGTCGGTCGATGGCGATCCGCCCTTCGGGCGCGGCGATGGCCACCCACACCCATCCGATCATCCGCGAGCACCCAGAAACCGGCTGCCTCGGCATCTTCAGCTGCCTCGGCTACATCATCGGGATCGAGGGCATGGACGACGCCGAGGCTCGGTCGTTGCTCGGCGAGCTCTATGCCTACCAGACCTCGGAGCCGTTCCAGTACCGGCACGTGTGGGAGCCGAACATGCTGGTGATGTGGGACAACCGTTCGGTGTTGCACCGGGCGACAGCCGGCTACGACGGCTACGACCGGCTCCTCCACCGCACCACGATCGGTGCCGGTGCACCGGTGCTGGTGCCGTCGGCCTGA
- a CDS encoding metal-dependent hydrolase yields the protein MSATFDTPLADHPLRARQVSFDSTASFEVDWQRRLPEFAMAANAVSMMMPHVEPYVVRSVRGVIDELDAPLAEQARAYAAQESSHHGQHRRFNQHLIHRYPFLRKVDHWLSRTFRFIEAKGRGNFALAYAAGAETIAYAIARWVADHRRTLLDGADGPAADLFVWHLAEEVEHKTVAFDVFTARGGSRGSFLIGMLASLSTLAFYTVLGTLVMMISSRRILSPMAWLRLTWWCLTFVFELLPTMAGALLRGHHPSSLSDPEFYRVWLLDFDLRASAGRREEAAARDSSATGPSGTSGLASRAAPQPPRPHRAPRN from the coding sequence ATGAGCGCCACCTTCGACACGCCGCTGGCGGACCACCCACTCCGGGCCCGCCAGGTCTCGTTCGATTCGACGGCCTCGTTCGAGGTCGATTGGCAGCGCAGATTGCCGGAATTCGCCATGGCGGCCAATGCCGTCTCGATGATGATGCCCCACGTCGAACCGTACGTGGTTCGGTCCGTCCGGGGCGTCATCGACGAGTTGGACGCCCCGCTCGCCGAACAGGCGCGGGCCTACGCGGCGCAGGAGAGCTCACACCACGGGCAACACCGGCGCTTCAACCAGCACCTGATCCACCGTTACCCCTTCCTGCGCAAGGTCGATCACTGGCTGTCGAGGACCTTCCGCTTCATCGAGGCCAAGGGCCGCGGCAACTTTGCGCTCGCGTATGCCGCCGGTGCCGAGACGATCGCCTACGCCATCGCTCGCTGGGTCGCCGACCATCGCCGCACCCTGCTCGACGGGGCCGACGGTCCGGCGGCCGACCTCTTCGTCTGGCATCTCGCCGAGGAGGTCGAGCACAAGACCGTGGCGTTCGACGTCTTCACCGCCCGAGGGGGCAGCCGCGGGTCCTTCCTGATCGGCATGCTCGCATCACTGTCGACGCTTGCCTTCTACACGGTGCTGGGAACGCTGGTCATGATGATCAGCTCCCGGCGGATCCTGTCGCCCATGGCGTGGCTTCGCCTCACCTGGTGGTGCTTGACCTTCGTCTTCGAACTGCTGCCCACCATGGCCGGCGCGTTGCTGCGGGGGCACCACCCGAGCAGTCTGTCGGACCCGGAGTTCTATCGGGTGTGGCTGCTCGACTTCGACCTGCGCGCCAGCGCTGGTCGGCGCGAGGAAGCAGCCGCTCGGGACTCGAGCGCTACTGGGCCGTCGGGAACTTCGGGGCTCGCTTCTCGCGCAGCGCCGCAACCCCCTCGGCCGCATCGGGCCCCAAGAAACTGA
- a CDS encoding DEAD/DEAH box helicase, with protein MQRHLDGRVDAEGRSMLERHHDAWVRVLLRMLDDAEVAYDDARDAIHGPERAMVLADLQSEIDAIDEQLTELVGPAKPLNAPPASASAAGAPAAPLALDLDPGSTQLHLSWIPGRIVAWTGGYLAPSDDTDGVIARLVASGASATVWEPHTGAKLPDGGKADAVSAPLEAVLGWLVSLRMSHDDPDIGTSATWLGMIGSLAVQLVAQGRMIPKLKKIGRAEGEGKSNNDDRSSFAVHWAPALMEPDDIVALSNALPLAVTVFRNRQDARAFSQAVLADIVDVIVSAGARRLEVPAAPPEPRTKPEVAEAFLGHINGEPFDAPSRAGAELGRRLDQWSRAISGAANVKLVLVLEEPDSAGAWHLRVMAPGTGSSLEPVESAMVNSSNTKRKEVKDQLARLETLYPVLLRPGGRRRGEVVLSQDEAWQLMSSIGDTLTAAGFEVRAPQLSRKRSTPALRLTSEEAQESVVGARQLANVRWSVVFDDVELTAAEIQRLAAQARPLVQSNGRWIELDKVDLADAARALAERADATKLTGADMLRHALGLEGSPLLGGITVAGEGWAADLLRSAASVPDDLPTQPEGFKGELRHYQAEALAWLGFLDTAGLGGCLALDMGLGKTPTMLAHLRRSVGSGPALVIAPPAVVGNWASETRKFVPDLRVIVHHGPNRAEGREIAKLGERADVVITTYGTAVRDADDLAKIEWGKTVLDEAQAIKNATSETAQVLRTIPARSRIALTGTPIENGLGDLWSIMDYTNPGLVGNRAQFISQLSPTGASTDGAEGALRALNGILVFRRTKAEPAIAAELPDRIDELDHCSMTPEQIGLYQAVLDTLIKDQAEEGTDRKKGAVLAAITALKQICNHPSAYRDDGGPLEGRSGKLARLNEIVDNVFASGERVLIFTHFASWGVKLAEYLTNRTGLPIACYHGGLARGARDTLVSEFQKGKGAGAMVLSLKAGGTGLNLTAANHVVLYDRWWNPAVEDQARDRVWRIGQLNTVIAHRLVCPGTVDERVEEVVAGKRQIADMVLPKSSSIDDLDAAQLQAALGIDESLLLTVDEYDTVHEGSGGEDAAASGPTPDVESHDDQREAVTV; from the coding sequence GTGCAGCGCCATCTCGATGGCCGTGTCGACGCCGAGGGACGTTCGATGTTGGAGCGTCACCACGACGCATGGGTGCGCGTCCTCCTCCGCATGCTCGACGACGCCGAGGTGGCCTACGACGACGCTCGCGACGCCATTCACGGGCCGGAGCGTGCGATGGTGCTGGCCGACCTCCAATCCGAGATCGATGCGATCGATGAGCAGCTGACCGAGCTGGTCGGACCGGCCAAGCCGCTCAACGCCCCGCCAGCGTCGGCATCGGCCGCTGGTGCTCCTGCCGCCCCGTTGGCGCTCGATCTCGACCCGGGGAGCACACAACTCCACCTGTCGTGGATCCCGGGCCGCATCGTGGCCTGGACCGGTGGCTACCTCGCCCCGAGCGATGACACCGATGGCGTGATCGCACGCCTGGTCGCCTCTGGCGCCTCGGCCACCGTGTGGGAGCCGCACACCGGCGCCAAACTGCCCGATGGGGGCAAGGCCGATGCCGTGAGCGCCCCACTCGAGGCGGTGCTCGGTTGGCTCGTGTCGTTGCGGATGTCGCACGACGATCCCGACATCGGGACCTCGGCCACCTGGCTGGGCATGATCGGCTCGTTGGCGGTCCAGCTCGTCGCCCAGGGCCGAATGATTCCCAAGCTCAAGAAGATCGGTCGGGCCGAGGGCGAGGGCAAGTCCAACAACGACGACCGCTCGAGCTTCGCCGTCCACTGGGCCCCAGCGCTCATGGAACCCGACGACATCGTCGCCCTCTCGAACGCCCTGCCGCTCGCCGTCACGGTCTTCCGCAATCGGCAGGACGCCCGGGCGTTCAGCCAGGCGGTGCTGGCCGACATTGTCGACGTGATCGTCTCCGCCGGCGCTCGCCGGCTCGAGGTCCCGGCGGCGCCACCTGAGCCGCGCACCAAGCCCGAGGTCGCCGAAGCGTTCCTCGGCCACATCAATGGCGAGCCGTTCGATGCGCCGAGCCGCGCCGGTGCCGAGCTCGGCCGACGCCTCGACCAATGGTCGCGTGCCATCTCCGGTGCGGCCAACGTCAAGCTCGTGCTCGTGCTCGAGGAGCCCGACAGCGCTGGTGCCTGGCACCTACGGGTCATGGCGCCGGGAACCGGTTCGTCGCTCGAACCGGTCGAGTCGGCCATGGTCAACTCCTCGAACACCAAGCGCAAAGAGGTCAAGGACCAGCTCGCTCGGCTCGAGACGCTCTATCCGGTGCTGTTGCGCCCGGGTGGCCGTCGCCGCGGCGAGGTCGTGCTCAGCCAGGACGAAGCCTGGCAACTCATGAGTTCGATCGGTGACACCCTCACCGCTGCCGGCTTCGAGGTCCGGGCGCCGCAGCTGTCGCGCAAGCGGAGCACCCCGGCGCTGCGCCTCACTTCCGAAGAGGCCCAGGAATCGGTGGTCGGCGCCCGCCAGCTGGCGAACGTCCGGTGGTCGGTGGTCTTCGACGATGTCGAACTCACCGCCGCCGAGATTCAGCGCCTTGCCGCCCAGGCTCGCCCGCTCGTGCAGTCCAACGGCCGGTGGATCGAACTCGACAAGGTCGATCTCGCCGATGCCGCTCGTGCCCTGGCCGAGCGGGCCGACGCCACCAAGCTCACCGGCGCCGACATGCTCCGCCATGCGCTCGGCCTGGAAGGCTCGCCGTTGCTCGGCGGCATCACCGTCGCCGGCGAGGGCTGGGCCGCCGATCTGCTGCGCAGCGCGGCCTCGGTGCCCGACGACCTCCCCACCCAGCCCGAGGGCTTCAAGGGTGAGCTTCGCCACTATCAGGCCGAGGCGTTGGCCTGGCTGGGCTTCCTCGACACCGCCGGCCTCGGTGGCTGTCTTGCCCTCGACATGGGGCTCGGCAAGACGCCAACCATGCTGGCTCACCTGCGCCGCTCGGTCGGCAGCGGCCCGGCACTCGTCATCGCTCCGCCGGCCGTGGTCGGCAACTGGGCCTCGGAAACCCGCAAGTTCGTGCCCGACCTGCGGGTGATCGTCCATCACGGCCCGAACCGAGCCGAGGGCCGCGAGATCGCCAAGCTCGGCGAGCGGGCCGATGTCGTGATCACCACCTACGGCACGGCCGTCCGCGATGCCGACGACCTGGCGAAGATCGAGTGGGGCAAGACCGTGCTCGACGAGGCCCAGGCGATCAAGAACGCCACCAGCGAAACGGCACAGGTGCTGCGCACCATCCCGGCTCGCAGCCGGATCGCCCTCACCGGCACCCCAATCGAGAACGGGCTCGGCGACCTGTGGTCGATCATGGACTACACCAATCCTGGATTGGTCGGAAACCGGGCCCAGTTCATCTCGCAGCTGTCACCGACCGGTGCCAGTACCGATGGCGCCGAGGGTGCGTTGCGAGCGTTGAACGGGATCCTCGTGTTCCGTCGGACGAAGGCCGAGCCGGCCATCGCCGCCGAGCTTCCGGACCGCATCGACGAACTCGATCACTGTTCGATGACTCCCGAGCAGATCGGTCTGTATCAGGCCGTTCTGGACACGCTCATCAAGGATCAGGCCGAGGAAGGTACCGACCGGAAGAAGGGCGCCGTCCTCGCTGCCATCACGGCGCTCAAGCAGATCTGCAACCACCCGTCGGCCTACCGCGACGACGGCGGTCCGCTCGAGGGTCGGTCGGGCAAGCTGGCCCGACTCAACGAGATCGTCGACAACGTGTTCGCGTCGGGCGAGCGGGTGCTGATCTTCACCCACTTCGCGTCGTGGGGCGTGAAGCTGGCCGAGTACCTGACCAACCGCACCGGTCTCCCGATCGCCTGCTACCACGGCGGTCTGGCCCGCGGCGCCCGTGACACCCTCGTGAGCGAGTTCCAGAAGGGCAAGGGCGCCGGCGCCATGGTGCTGTCGCTCAAGGCCGGCGGCACCGGCCTCAACCTGACCGCCGCCAACCACGTCGTGCTCTACGACCGGTGGTGGAACCCGGCGGTCGAAGATCAGGCTCGCGACCGCGTGTGGCGCATCGGCCAGCTAAACACCGTCATCGCCCACCGACTGGTGTGCCCGGGCACGGTCGACGAGCGAGTCGAAGAAGTCGTGGCCGGCAAGCGGCAGATTGCCGACATGGTGCTGCCGAAGTCGTCCTCGATCGACGACCTCGATGCCGCCCAGCTCCAAGCGGCGCTGGGCATCGACGAGTCGCTGTTGTTGACCGTCGACGAGTACGACACCGTCCACGAGGGCTCCGGGGGCGAGGACGCCGCGGCTTCGGGCCCAACGCCCGATGTCGAGAGTCACGATGACCAGCGAGAGGCGGTGACCGTATGA